One segment of bacterium DNA contains the following:
- a CDS encoding GNAT family N-acetyltransferase produces MSDTLPVLETERLVLRPYTLADAPRVQQMCEDWAVASTTLNLPHPYPDGAAEQWISTHADNFRQGTEVTLAITLKPDRPVIGSVALMVTKNHLRGELGYMVAKEHWNRGFCTEANRALVDYGFRVLGLNRIQAMHFPRNPASGRVMQKLGMTKEGLLRQYVCNRGTCEDLVLYAIVRNEFEAAGKVV; encoded by the coding sequence TTGAGCGACACCCTGCCCGTGCTCGAGACCGAGCGGCTCGTGCTCAGGCCGTACACACTGGCTGACGCGCCCCGCGTTCAGCAGATGTGCGAGGACTGGGCGGTTGCCTCGACCACGCTCAACCTGCCTCACCCCTATCCGGACGGCGCTGCCGAACAGTGGATATCCACCCACGCCGACAACTTCCGCCAGGGCACCGAAGTCACACTTGCCATCACGCTGAAGCCGGACCGGCCGGTCATCGGTTCCGTGGCTCTCATGGTCACCAAGAATCACCTGCGCGGAGAACTCGGCTACATGGTCGCGAAAGAACACTGGAACCGGGGCTTCTGCACCGAGGCGAACCGGGCGCTCGTGGACTATGGCTTCCGCGTCCTCGGGCTGAACCGCATCCAGGCCATGCACTTCCCGCGCAACCCGGCCTCCGGACGAGTGATGCAGAAACTGGGCATGACCAAGGAAGGTCTGCTCCGTCAGTACGTATGCAATCGCGGGACCTGTGAAGACCTCGTGCTGTACGCGATAGTCCGCAACGAGTTCGAAGCCGCCGGAAAGGTCGTGTAG
- a CDS encoding class I SAM-dependent methyltransferase, whose product MPEYDAYSVYYDLVWADKQDDVPFLLATAKETGGPVLELACGTGRVLLPLARAGFEVTGIDLSQAMLDKLQAKLDKEPREVQARVALKCADMRDYRFSQKFKLVFCTFNSFLHMMTTEDQLACLNSVREYLADDGRLVIHVFAPDHRRLTSRDETEIAVEPDPETGRDMVVTDISKRNLASQTISVWECVDRIGDDGTVKRYPARFTLCWIHHREMHLLLRLAGYEVENVYGGYDKRPYDYVSGIQLFVAKKA is encoded by the coding sequence ATGCCTGAATACGACGCCTACTCTGTCTACTACGACTTGGTCTGGGCAGACAAACAGGACGATGTGCCGTTCCTCCTTGCCACGGCCAAAGAAACCGGTGGGCCGGTGCTCGAACTGGCCTGCGGTACGGGACGCGTCCTGCTGCCCCTTGCCCGGGCCGGTTTCGAGGTAACCGGCATCGACCTGAGTCAGGCGATGCTCGACAAGCTGCAGGCCAAGCTGGACAAGGAACCTCGCGAAGTGCAGGCTCGGGTCGCGCTCAAGTGCGCGGACATGCGCGACTACCGGTTCTCACAGAAGTTCAAGCTGGTCTTCTGCACTTTCAACTCTTTCCTGCACATGATGACGACCGAAGACCAGCTTGCCTGCCTGAACTCAGTCCGTGAGTACCTGGCTGACGATGGTCGACTCGTAATCCACGTCTTTGCGCCCGACCACAGACGGCTGACCAGCCGCGATGAGACGGAGATAGCCGTTGAGCCTGATCCCGAAACCGGTCGAGACATGGTCGTCACCGACATCTCGAAGAGAAACCTGGCAAGTCAGACGATTTCGGTCTGGGAATGCGTTGACCGCATCGGGGACGACGGCACGGTCAAGCGCTACCCGGCGAGATTCACTCTCTGCTGGATTCATCACCGCGAGATGCACCTGCTGCTGCGCCTTGCGGGCTACGAAGTCGAGAACGTTTATGGTGGCTACGACAAGCGCCCCTACGACTACGTCTCCGGCATCCAGCTCTTCGTGGCAAAGAAGGCGTAG
- a CDS encoding C25 family cysteine peptidase, producing MLRIVRVLAFLLPGVMVAATGTVTQTFQFEQSDFMFGKVNGYDVVTLVGPGTRYESSLGSIMPAGCSTSEPGFPNLPLAVYYVAIPPDAEVTGVDVVSASTAALSGQMNIYPSQPPQALANGDGRMANGVRAFVPPDPTVYASAQAYPAEMVRSTRSGLMGGYRIAAIQFFPLRYFPAQKRLELVTRATVAVHYERNRHDVVRLDESQVDLMGQSVRALVRNPEQVSTWSPPARITLTADSTCDMMVITSTAFAPSFQPFVNWKTRRGIKTTVVKTESIYSTYSGRDQQEKIRNCVKDYWQNHGLKWLLLGGDDGTVPVRTCQLTVEGTTEDIASDMYYADLQYTWDSNNNGIFGEMEDSVDLFYDVYVGRVPADGAADIATFFAKDTMFEKHQDTTRQKRVLYGSTMLFDPYHGKVINHIIANTFPSGWTHVHLEDPSGGVYADSMSKGFQLAHVAAHGNPFTFSVMDSSEVPGLTNGFTRLNFVNSIACESGWFDGTDCLAEALVNAPNGGCVACMLNSRYGFGYPPALGPSELLDLQFYRYFVQGYATQFGTLGMLSKDYFHSLAMDQSVWRWCVYELNLFGDPSLFVWSEKPKTFTVTKPDSVPTGVQVVRITAKSGSAPVAGALVCLSKGTETYARGWTNSQGWIDLLVAPTTTGNLDLSVSAQDFYPYDGLIPVRGSSNKPALVFAGLRIVDDGGNGRLDPGEGANLFVSVKNAGAVAATNTHAVLRTFCPYLTLVDSTSNYGTIPAGVTVEGDQFRVTAADSTPGGTMAEMIAACIADQGSWQPFFETRIGDLPPARKLWADHDNNDMILSVTSLGSIGTLGPYNEGSGLKYPRNASNGDLYFTSFACGNSPNYVVDRWYGHPSSTYQSDWRIKDTLHAVIPPLTDGQEYETVIDDSAHSTPKGLTVYQWSASVADSGYRDFVVLTYDIKNQGSAPLNGLYAGIFSDFDIYNTTANDVYSDTLRRLTYMTQAGDYTCAAGIKLLSPTAAANLSALDNSVYVSPSAMMTEAVKDSFLRGAISMHNSNGSRNWSCVVSAGPFNLPVNGSAFAAFAFVGGNTLQEMLDHADSAQSWFDRSVAVTEPAGVGNTDTRQLALRAAPSPFHDRAQLRFALPQAGRVLVQVLDVEGRVVRVLANTDFSRGVHTLTWDGRDEQGRVASNGVYVYRLQTAAGALSRNTILLK from the coding sequence ATGTTGCGTATTGTTCGTGTTCTTGCGTTCTTGCTGCCCGGCGTCATGGTAGCGGCGACCGGTACCGTGACCCAGACGTTTCAGTTCGAGCAGAGTGATTTCATGTTCGGCAAGGTGAACGGTTATGATGTGGTGACGCTTGTCGGTCCCGGGACACGATACGAATCCTCCTTAGGTTCGATCATGCCCGCCGGGTGTTCGACGAGCGAGCCGGGCTTTCCGAACCTGCCGCTGGCAGTGTACTACGTCGCGATTCCGCCGGACGCGGAAGTGACGGGCGTGGACGTTGTGAGCGCCTCGACCGCGGCGCTTTCCGGTCAGATGAACATCTATCCGAGCCAGCCGCCCCAAGCATTGGCGAATGGCGATGGGCGAATGGCGAATGGCGTTCGCGCGTTTGTCCCGCCTGACCCAACTGTCTATGCGTCGGCCCAGGCGTACCCGGCTGAGATGGTTCGCTCGACTCGGTCAGGACTCATGGGGGGCTATCGCATCGCCGCCATCCAGTTTTTCCCGCTTCGTTACTTCCCGGCACAGAAGCGACTCGAACTGGTCACGCGCGCTACGGTCGCGGTCCACTATGAGCGGAATCGACACGACGTCGTGCGTTTGGATGAGTCGCAGGTGGACCTGATGGGGCAGAGCGTCCGGGCCCTGGTCAGAAACCCGGAACAGGTTTCGACCTGGTCTCCGCCGGCGAGAATAACCCTCACGGCAGACTCTACCTGCGACATGATGGTTATCACGTCGACCGCGTTCGCGCCCAGCTTCCAGCCCTTCGTGAACTGGAAGACCCGGCGGGGCATCAAGACCACCGTCGTGAAGACCGAGTCCATCTACTCCACCTATTCCGGCCGCGACCAGCAGGAGAAGATCCGCAACTGCGTCAAGGACTATTGGCAGAACCACGGTCTGAAGTGGCTGCTCCTCGGCGGCGACGACGGCACAGTTCCGGTCAGGACCTGCCAGTTGACGGTCGAGGGCACCACCGAGGACATCGCGTCGGACATGTACTACGCCGACCTCCAGTATACATGGGACTCGAACAACAACGGCATCTTCGGGGAGATGGAGGACTCGGTTGACCTGTTCTACGACGTCTATGTCGGCCGGGTCCCGGCTGACGGCGCAGCCGACATCGCGACCTTCTTCGCCAAGGATACGATGTTCGAGAAGCACCAGGATACGACTCGCCAGAAGCGGGTGTTGTACGGTTCGACCATGCTCTTCGATCCGTATCACGGGAAGGTCATAAACCACATCATCGCCAATACTTTCCCGTCGGGCTGGACGCACGTCCACCTCGAGGACCCGAGCGGCGGCGTCTACGCGGACTCGATGAGCAAAGGGTTTCAGCTCGCCCACGTGGCTGCGCACGGCAATCCCTTCACCTTCTCGGTGATGGACAGCAGCGAGGTCCCGGGTCTTACCAACGGGTTCACAAGGCTCAACTTCGTCAACTCGATAGCCTGCGAGTCGGGCTGGTTCGACGGCACCGATTGCCTGGCCGAGGCTCTGGTCAACGCCCCTAACGGCGGCTGCGTCGCCTGCATGCTGAATTCCCGCTATGGCTTCGGCTATCCGCCCGCGCTCGGACCGTCGGAGTTGCTCGACCTCCAGTTCTACCGCTATTTCGTCCAGGGCTACGCGACCCAGTTCGGCACTCTCGGCATGCTGTCGAAGGACTACTTCCACAGCCTGGCGATGGACCAGTCGGTCTGGCGCTGGTGCGTCTACGAGCTGAACCTGTTCGGCGACCCGAGCCTGTTCGTCTGGTCCGAGAAGCCAAAGACCTTCACCGTCACGAAGCCGGATTCGGTGCCGACCGGCGTCCAGGTAGTCCGCATCACGGCCAAGAGCGGCTCCGCGCCGGTCGCGGGCGCGCTGGTCTGCTTGAGTAAGGGCACCGAAACCTACGCGCGCGGCTGGACCAATTCCCAGGGCTGGATTGACCTGCTGGTTGCACCGACCACTACCGGCAACCTCGACCTGTCGGTCAGCGCCCAGGATTTCTACCCCTACGATGGGCTTATCCCGGTGCGCGGAAGTTCGAACAAGCCAGCGCTGGTCTTCGCCGGACTCCGCATCGTCGATGACGGCGGCAACGGCAGGCTGGACCCGGGCGAAGGTGCGAACCTGTTCGTTTCCGTCAAGAATGCGGGCGCGGTTGCCGCCACCAACACTCACGCGGTGCTGCGTACCTTCTGTCCCTACCTGACTCTGGTCGATTCGACGTCGAACTACGGCACGATTCCGGCCGGAGTCACGGTTGAGGGCGACCAGTTCCGTGTCACGGCTGCGGATTCAACTCCGGGCGGGACGATGGCCGAGATGATCGCGGCCTGCATCGCCGACCAGGGGTCGTGGCAGCCTTTCTTCGAGACGCGCATCGGCGACCTACCCCCGGCCAGGAAGCTGTGGGCCGACCACGACAACAACGACATGATACTCTCGGTCACCTCACTCGGTTCAATCGGCACGCTCGGCCCATACAACGAGGGGTCAGGCCTGAAGTACCCGCGCAACGCCTCGAACGGCGACCTCTACTTCACCAGTTTCGCCTGTGGCAACAGCCCGAACTACGTGGTTGACCGCTGGTACGGGCATCCGAGCTCGACCTATCAGTCCGACTGGCGTATCAAGGACACTCTGCATGCGGTCATCCCGCCGCTTACCGACGGACAGGAGTACGAAACCGTGATCGACGACAGCGCCCATTCCACGCCCAAGGGGCTGACCGTCTACCAGTGGTCGGCATCGGTGGCCGACTCCGGTTACCGCGACTTCGTGGTGCTGACCTACGACATCAAGAATCAGGGTTCGGCACCGCTGAACGGGCTCTACGCCGGCATCTTCTCCGACTTCGATATCTACAACACTACGGCCAACGACGTCTATTCCGACACGCTGCGCCGCCTGACGTACATGACTCAGGCCGGAGACTACACGTGCGCCGCCGGGATCAAGTTGCTGTCGCCGACTGCTGCCGCCAACCTGTCGGCGCTCGACAACAGCGTCTACGTTAGCCCGTCCGCGATGATGACCGAGGCGGTCAAGGACAGCTTCTTGCGCGGAGCGATATCGATGCACAATTCCAACGGCTCCCGCAACTGGTCCTGCGTGGTGTCGGCCGGGCCCTTCAATCTTCCGGTCAACGGTTCCGCCTTTGCCGCCTTTGCGTTCGTCGGCGGCAATACCCTGCAGGAGATGCTCGACCATGCCGATTCGGCCCAGTCCTGGTTCGACCGCTCGGTCGCGGTGACAGAGCCGGCAGGCGTTGGCAATACCGACACCAGGCAGCTTGCGCTGAGGGCGGCGCCCAGCCCCTTCCACGACCGCGCGCAGTTGCGGTTTGCCCTGCCGCAGGCAGGCCGCGTGCTTGTGCAGGTGCTGGATGTCGAGGGCCGGGTCGTGAGGGTCCTCGCCAACACCGATTTCAGCCGTGGCGTGCACACGCTGACCTGGGATGGCCGCGACGAACAGGGCCGAGTGGCGTCTAACGGTGTGTACGTGTACAGGCTGCAGACTGCAGCCGGCGCGTTGAGCAGGAATACGATACTATTGAAATAG
- a CDS encoding MFS transporter: protein MPDNNPREEDSAEALGARESEVRSSGNRHTSIGENGDSRFEEGDTSTERREESVADVSPAPQHKPGLEVVEEEVVRATGIALPATFAAFEHRNYRLYWFGNLASLIGTWMQNIATGWLVLTLTNSPFFVGLNSTLAWLPAWFVSLPAGAMADRFDKRRMMILTQSVLALFALVLAVLYWTHVLTIYYVLAISCLTGFAATMNGPIAQTLVPDLVGRKNVLNAIALNNAMFNSARIIGPAIAGVLLGTIGAGGCFGINSASFLAIIGALWFIQLPPREPHRAEESVWHQILAGLRFVAGHPDIRILVVLTAVFSSFGMIYLPLMPVFARDVFHQGAREYGVMMTCVGIGAVAGGLTLATISKTRRKGVILTLGTAGIGLSSIALSLVRDIRLALPLIAIIGFCQTSITSLMNTLIQTIAPEHIRGRALSVYMLAFNGMFPLGCLLGGAIAQRFGAPAATLVGGCAVLVSLGAVSVLAPSLRRL from the coding sequence TTGCCAGATAATAACCCGCGTGAAGAGGACAGTGCCGAGGCGCTCGGGGCGCGGGAGTCCGAAGTCAGAAGTTCGGGAAACCGGCACACGTCCATTGGAGAAAATGGGGACAGTCGCTTCGAAGAAGGGGATACGTCCACGGAGCGACGCGAGGAAAGCGTCGCGGATGTGTCCCCAGCGCCGCAGCACAAACCCGGACTCGAGGTGGTCGAGGAAGAGGTGGTGCGGGCAACGGGCATCGCCCTTCCCGCGACGTTCGCCGCGTTCGAGCACCGGAACTACCGGCTCTACTGGTTCGGCAACCTCGCTTCCCTCATCGGCACGTGGATGCAGAACATCGCCACCGGCTGGCTGGTTCTCACGCTGACCAATTCTCCGTTCTTCGTCGGGCTGAACTCGACCCTCGCCTGGCTGCCAGCATGGTTCGTATCGCTGCCGGCCGGGGCCATGGCCGACCGGTTCGACAAGCGCCGGATGATGATTCTCACCCAGTCGGTGCTAGCCCTGTTTGCGCTTGTCCTGGCGGTGCTGTACTGGACTCACGTGCTGACGATCTATTACGTGCTGGCGATATCCTGTCTGACCGGCTTCGCGGCAACGATGAACGGCCCGATTGCCCAGACGCTCGTGCCGGACCTGGTCGGACGGAAGAACGTTCTCAACGCTATCGCCCTGAACAACGCCATGTTCAATTCCGCCCGCATCATCGGCCCGGCCATCGCCGGGGTCCTGCTCGGCACCATCGGCGCGGGCGGCTGCTTCGGCATCAACAGCGCGAGCTTCCTCGCCATCATCGGCGCGCTCTGGTTCATACAGCTCCCGCCGCGCGAACCGCACCGGGCCGAGGAATCGGTCTGGCACCAGATTCTCGCCGGCCTCCGGTTCGTCGCGGGTCACCCGGACATTCGCATCCTGGTAGTGCTGACCGCGGTGTTCAGTTCGTTCGGGATGATTTACCTGCCGCTGATGCCGGTATTCGCTCGGGACGTGTTCCACCAGGGCGCGCGCGAGTACGGAGTGATGATGACCTGCGTCGGCATCGGCGCGGTGGCAGGCGGGCTGACCCTGGCCACGATATCGAAGACTCGCCGCAAGGGAGTAATCCTGACGCTCGGAACCGCCGGTATCGGCCTGTCGTCCATCGCGCTCTCGCTGGTCCGGGATATCCGGCTGGCCCTGCCGCTGATCGCGATCATCGGCTTCTGCCAGACCTCGATTACCTCGCTCATGAACACGCTGATTCAGACCATCGCCCCGGAGCACATTCGCGGACGGGCCTTGAGCGTTTACATGCTGGCGTTCAACGGGATGTTCCCCCTCGGCTGTCTGCTGGGCGGAGCGATTGCTCAGAGGTTCGGCGCACCCGCGGCGACTCTAGTCGGCGGATGCGCCGTGCTCGTCAGTCTTGGCGCGGTGTCAGTGCTGGCGCCGTCGCTGCGGAGGCTGTAG
- a CDS encoding tetratricopeptide repeat protein — translation MRNTKLFGGLVLGILLLVGISGAVSRAYESDALVKKGNDLLAQGYVEDALGTYSQAIKVDTSNSVAYYDRANVYCDSGEYDLAMLDLNQALKHDPHYVNAYICRGNVLRYRGDYDLAIVDYNQVLKLDSNCARAYIGRGNTYLNKSRDFLALLDFGRAIGLDPNNAEAYKGRGDVHAYRGEYDLAVADYARALSLNPKYVSAYSSRGVAYSHKREDDLAIQDFDQALKLNPNDTATYYSRGNAYDSNGEYDLAIRDYSQVLRLNPNYADAYSARGSARTEKGDYEAAIQDYKQAFKLDSSLVTTFYGQARAYELAGRTADAVACYEHFLIIASPADSQLVVRAKSRIQTLKQVR, via the coding sequence ATGAGAAACACCAAGCTGTTTGGCGGCCTCGTTCTCGGAATCCTGCTTCTGGTCGGCATTTCCGGAGCGGTGAGTCGCGCATACGAGTCCGATGCCCTTGTAAAGAAGGGCAACGACCTGCTGGCCCAAGGTTACGTCGAGGATGCGCTCGGAACGTACAGCCAGGCGATAAAAGTGGACACAAGCAACAGCGTGGCCTACTACGACCGCGCTAATGTCTACTGCGACAGCGGTGAGTATGACCTGGCAATGCTCGACCTCAATCAGGCACTTAAGCACGACCCGCACTATGTGAACGCGTACATCTGCCGCGGGAACGTCCTGAGATACAGGGGCGATTATGATCTGGCCATTGTGGACTACAACCAGGTGCTGAAGCTGGATTCGAACTGCGCCCGCGCCTACATCGGTCGCGGGAACACCTACCTGAACAAGAGCAGAGACTTCCTGGCCCTGCTGGACTTTGGCCGGGCGATCGGGCTGGACCCGAATAACGCCGAGGCCTACAAGGGCCGCGGGGACGTCCATGCATACCGCGGCGAGTACGACCTGGCCGTCGCGGACTATGCTCGGGCGCTGAGTCTGAATCCGAAGTACGTCTCCGCGTACAGCAGCCGCGGGGTCGCGTACAGCCACAAACGCGAGGACGACCTGGCAATCCAGGACTTCGACCAGGCGCTGAAGTTGAATCCGAATGACACGGCCACTTACTACAGCCGCGGAAATGCCTACGACAGCAATGGCGAATACGACCTCGCTATCAGGGATTACTCGCAGGTGCTCAGACTGAACCCGAACTACGCCGACGCCTACAGCGCTCGCGGCAGCGCCCGCACGGAAAAGGGAGATTACGAGGCGGCCATCCAGGACTACAAACAGGCGTTCAAGCTCGACTCAAGCCTCGTCACAACCTTCTATGGTCAGGCGCGGGCGTACGAACTCGCGGGGCGTACTGCTGATGCCGTTGCCTGCTACGAGCATTTCTTGATCATCGCGTCCCCGGCCGACAGTCAGCTTGTTGTCAGGGCCAAGAGCCGGATTCAGACCCTGAAACAGGTGCGCTAG
- a CDS encoding YncE family protein yields the protein MNRLTALVPLAAAITLVAGCRNQPLTPEAPKGPSSGMIDQIYEFSTVTGSQSPEMVAYRFYWGDGDTSEWSEFVPPRISVSRSHAWRSPGNYSVRAEARDLLSGVKSDWSTPAFILIKGQSPDTYPATVRATVPTSENLVCPPNTDNVYVTGEWDDAIYVIRTSDNVLAQTLRLRCGPTQIACSPNGDRVYIGSSDEVYRDHPHRLYSLRTSSNTFVDSVDLLGNPQGVACLPNGQYIYVSLGDSTNKVAVVRASDFSVVTDVPVGSEPGGITALPSGQYVYVACTNSRFVYVIRTSDNTVAKTIDAGSGVNRLAALPSGEYVYVTRFETGAPVMVVRTSDNTVVDSIPLAKGRRCGIAVLPGGRYVYVTNRDANCVDIIRTSDNKVVSTVAVGNIPNDAACLPDGSGLYVANRGSSVTYIGF from the coding sequence GTGAACCGTCTGACCGCGTTAGTGCCGCTGGCAGCCGCGATCACGTTGGTGGCGGGCTGCCGCAACCAGCCGCTCACGCCCGAGGCGCCCAAAGGGCCGTCGAGCGGGATGATCGACCAGATCTACGAGTTCTCAACAGTCACAGGCAGCCAATCGCCCGAAATGGTGGCCTACCGGTTCTACTGGGGCGACGGAGACACATCCGAGTGGTCGGAGTTCGTGCCGCCCAGGATATCGGTCTCAAGAAGCCACGCGTGGCGCTCGCCGGGCAACTACTCGGTACGTGCAGAGGCGAGGGATCTGCTCAGCGGGGTCAAGAGCGACTGGAGCACGCCGGCCTTCATTCTGATAAAGGGACAGAGCCCGGACACTTATCCGGCGACAGTCCGTGCCACGGTTCCGACGTCCGAGAATCTGGTTTGTCCGCCTAACACCGATAATGTCTATGTAACCGGCGAATGGGATGACGCCATCTATGTCATCCGGACCTCGGATAACGTCCTGGCCCAGACTCTCCGCCTACGGTGCGGTCCCACGCAGATAGCGTGCAGTCCCAACGGCGATCGGGTCTACATCGGCAGTTCGGATGAAGTCTACCGCGACCATCCGCACCGCCTCTATTCGCTTCGCACCTCCAGCAATACCTTTGTTGACAGTGTCGATTTGCTCGGCAACCCGCAGGGCGTCGCGTGCCTCCCGAACGGTCAGTACATCTACGTTTCGCTCGGCGACTCCACCAACAAGGTGGCGGTCGTCCGCGCATCGGATTTCTCGGTGGTCACCGATGTTCCGGTGGGCAGTGAACCCGGCGGCATCACCGCCCTGCCCAGCGGTCAGTACGTTTACGTCGCCTGCACCAACTCCCGGTTCGTCTACGTTATCCGCACCTCGGACAACACGGTCGCGAAGACCATCGATGCCGGGAGCGGCGTCAATCGGCTCGCGGCCCTGCCCAGCGGCGAGTACGTTTACGTGACCAGGTTCGAGACCGGGGCCCCGGTAATGGTAGTGCGCACATCCGATAACACCGTCGTGGACAGCATACCGTTGGCCAAGGGGCGGAGGTGCGGCATTGCGGTGCTGCCCGGCGGACGCTACGTATACGTGACCAACCGCGACGCAAACTGCGTGGATATCATCCGGACTTCGGACAACAAGGTCGTTTCGACGGTCGCGGTCGGCAACATCCCCAACGATGCGGCCTGCCTTCCGGACGGCTCGGGTTTGTACGTTGCCAACCGCGGCAGTTCGGTAACATACATAGGCTTCTAG
- a CDS encoding response regulator — protein MDNDKNRDKVILLVEDNPDDEELTLRALAKGGISNQVVVCRDGADALNYVFGRGRYEGRNPADFPAITLLDLKLPKVDGLTVLERIRADKRTRLMPVAILTSSNLEEDLIRGYQLGANSYVRKPVKFELFVEALRQLGLYWLAINEPPPTQ, from the coding sequence ATGGACAACGACAAGAACCGCGACAAGGTCATCCTGCTGGTCGAAGACAACCCGGACGACGAGGAACTGACGCTCCGGGCTCTCGCCAAGGGCGGGATCAGCAACCAGGTTGTCGTGTGCCGCGACGGAGCGGATGCGCTCAACTACGTCTTCGGCCGCGGCAGGTACGAAGGGCGGAATCCGGCCGACTTTCCTGCAATCACTCTGCTCGACCTGAAATTACCCAAGGTTGACGGCCTGACGGTCCTCGAGCGCATCCGGGCGGACAAACGCACGCGGCTGATGCCGGTAGCGATCCTTACGTCCTCGAACCTCGAAGAAGACCTGATTCGCGGTTACCAGCTCGGGGCCAACAGCTACGTGCGGAAGCCGGTCAAGTTCGAGCTGTTCGTCGAGGCACTCCGCCAGCTCGGCCTCTACTGGCTGGCCATCAACGAACCGCCGCCAACCCAGTAG